Proteins encoded in a region of the Pseudopipra pipra isolate bDixPip1 chromosome 18, bDixPip1.hap1, whole genome shotgun sequence genome:
- the SELPLG gene encoding P-selectin glycoprotein ligand 1: MFSCSTFLRLQPRLPPGARAQGGGFLSCRHHEAGTTPNSPRSPLRAPQDTLGTVLREGPRYKGSAKHRQALTLLLLVCKGISLIGLPSCSLSGHHDPLPGRAHTVPEGWQPWHQVCVTSAFRVTPAPTQQLLGAAGGAGPGAPTGHRRHGEGERPLFGAHPTPCHPPRWVPAAPLSMTSFPRRSPKPQPPICAPSLPRPGGAGEGGPRHPTGAGARAALAPRAGPSPVDPVTAAASDPAMSPAQVPMAPGRAVLVLLVVLVVLVLSPPQVCGAALEPGPGQPRGGQWLWEAAGRALPLSRGKRDDGGQDLGATAATPGHSHAATALISSDQPEGGSVPPPAPSTNASLLQVPTTAHPVDETDSPGPDLLLSSAPPPAVPGSNVSLLWALTVSTTTDPVDETDSPNPDQLLSSAPPSPSTNASLNQALTVPATATPMDETDSPDPDLLLGPGTSAAPQRSISTTPSWLTPPGKEGTVAGGTDSTSSTGPPSTAPPALGPTTTGYRKVKKAGTPPAPTRSAPGDTTPTGTAVPWDPSGVMGKCLLAILLLGLVAATFLVSTGVLGALLWRRARTGHRRLSRTEMVCISSLLADAEAAAGPRPVPARRHKRLHDGSAEPDGDNLTLSSFLPEQS; encoded by the exons ATGTTCTCTTGCAGCACCTTCCTGCGGCTGCAGCCGCGCCTCCCGCCCGGTGCCCGCGCTCAGGGCGGGGGTTTCCTGTCGTGCCGACACCACGAGGCCGGGACAACACCCAacagcccccgcagccccctgAGAGCCCCTCAGGACACCCTGGGCACGGTGCTGAGAGAAGGACCCCGGTACAAGGGCTCTGCAAAGCATCGTCAGGCCCTcactctcctcctcctcgtGTGTAAAGGCATTTCCCTCATTGGGCTACCCTCATGTTCTCTCTCAGGGCACCATGACCCCCTCCCCGGCCGTGCCCACACGGTGCCCGAGGGGTGGCAGCCCTGGCACCAGGTTTGTGTCACTTCTGCTTTCAGGGTGACACCAGCCCCGACGCAGCAGCTCCTCGGGGCCGCCGgtggggccgggccgggggctccCACCGGGCACCGGAGACACGGCGAGGGCGAGAGGCCCCTCTTTGGGGCGcaccccaccccctgccacccTCCCCGGTGGGTGCCCGCAGCCCCACTCTCAATGACGTCCTTCCCCCGCCGCTCTCCGAAACCGCAGCCGCCCATCTGcgctccttcccttccccgcccgggaggtgcaggggagggtgGCCCACGACACCCTACGGGTGCCGGTGCCAGGGCTGCCCTCGCCCCCCGTGCGGGGCCCTCGCCGGTGGATCCCGTCACCGCTGCAGCTTCGGATCCCGCGATGTCCCCGGCACAG GTCCCGATGGCGCCGGGCcgggctgtgctggtgctgctggtggtgctggtggtgctggtgctgaGCCCCCCGCAGGTGTGCGGGGCTGCGCTGgagccggggccggggcagccccggggcgggcAGTGGCTCTGGGAGGCGGCCGGGCGGGCGCTGCCCCTCTCCCGCGGGAAGAGGGACGATGGTGGGCAGGACCTCGGTGCCACCGCAGCCACACCGGGGCACAGCCACGCTGCCACCGCGCTGATCAGCAGTGACCAGCCCGAGGGCGGCTCTgtgccaccaccagcacccagCACCAACGCCAGCCTGCTCCAGGTGCCAACCACAGCCCATCCCGTGGATGAGACTGATTCCCCTGGTCCCGACCTGCTCCTGAGCTCTGCACCACCACCAGCAGTGCCTGGCAGCAACGTCAGCCTGCTCTGGGCACTCACAGTGTCAACCACAACTGATCCCGTGGATGAGACCGACTCCCCCAATCCCGAccagctgctgagctctgcaccaCCGTCCCCCAGCACCAACGCCAGCCTGAACCAGGCACTCACAGTGCCAGCCACAGCCACTCCCATGGATGAGACTGATTCCCCTGATCCCGACCTGCTGCTGGGGCCTGGCACGTCGGCTGCTCCCCAAAGGAGCATCAGCACCACCCCCAGCTGGCTCACACCACCTGGCAAGGAGGGGACAGTGGCTGGTGGCACGGACAGCACCTCCTCCACAGGGCCACCCTCaacagcccccccagccctcggCCCCACCACCACGGGGTACAGGAAAGTCAAGAAAGCCGGAACTCCCCCTGCACCGACCCGTTCGGCCCCTGGGGACACGACACCGACGGGCACCGCGGTGCCCTGGGACCCCAGCGGGGTGATGGGCAAGTGCCTGCTGgccatcctgctgctggggctggtggcCGCCACCTTCCTGGTGAGCACGGGGGTGCTGGGGGCGCTGCTGTGGCGGCGGGCGCGGACGGGGCACCGCCGGCTCAGCCGCACCGAGATGGTTTGTATCTCGTCCCTCTTGGCCGACGCCGAGGCGGCCGCGGGGCCCCGGCCTGTCCCCGCCCGGCGGCACAAGCGGCTGCACGACGGCAGCGCCGAGCCCGACGGGGACAACCTGACTCTCAGCAGCTTCCTGCCGGAGCAGTCCTGA
- the TMEM119 gene encoding transmembrane protein 119 isoform X1 gives MRTSWSWAATQEEEEEKEEEKREKEEAPSQQQQKGARGVWDRPCVPLSLRPTQQLQERSLCTIPGMGSAMWLLLLALLAAPAHAAAPRHPPVLPDTGGSGDGDEALATPPAPPATPRISPTVGDAGGTTVTNSSAPGVLDGLVDFFKEYLLLVVVVGSLSFVLLFIICAAIIVRQKHKASAYYPSSFPKQKYVDERDKVGGPRAFSEVPDKAPEPGAEEPLDGSRQLQADILAAAQSLKSPPRAPLANGAQAEQNPTGEEEKEEEEGSKKLADDQPAKPSPQNPGVEEVAGATGAGGKETPDVPQDGSSAPSGV, from the exons ATGAGAACAAGCTGGTCCTGGGCTGCGacgcaggaggaggaggaggagaaggaggaggagaagagggagaaggaggaggctccatcccagcagcagcagaaaggggCTCGAGGTGTGTGGGACAGACCCTGCGTTCCCCTCTCCCTTCGGCCGacgcagcagctgcaggagag GTCCCTGTGCACGATCCCGGGAATGGGGTCGGCgatgtggctgctgctgctggcactgctggcgGCCCCAGCACACGCGGCAGCCCCCCGGCaccccccagtgctgccagacacggggggcagtggggacgGGGACGAGGCGTTGGCCACACCACCCGCCCCCCCGGCGACCCCCCGGATCAGCCCCACGGTGGGGGACGCAGGGGGGACCACCGTGACCAacagctctgccccaggagTGCTGGACGGGCTGGTGGACTTCTTCAAGGAGtacctgctgctggtggtggtggtgggctCGCTGTCCTTCGTGCTCCTCTTCATCATCTGCGCCGCCATCATCGTGCGCCAGAAGCACAAGGCCTCCGCCTACTACCCCTCGTCCTTCCCCAAGCAGAAGTACGTGGATGAGCGGGACAAGGTGGGGGGGCCCCGGGCCTTCAGCGAGGTGCCCGACAAGGCCCCCGAGCCGGGCGCGGAGGAGCCGCTGGACGGCAGCCGGCAGCTCCAGGCGGACATCCTGGCAGCGGCCCAGAGCCTCAAATCCCCCCCCAGGGCACCGCTGGCCAACGGGGCCCAGGCTGAGCAGAATCCcactggggaagaggagaaggaagaagaggaaggaagcaAGAAGTTGGCGGATGACCAACCTGCTAAGCCCTCTCCCCAAAATCCAGGCGTGGAGGAAGTGGCGGGAGCGACGGGAGCAGGGGGCAAGGAGACCCCTGACGTGCCCCAGGATGGCTCCTCAGCCCCCTCTGGAGTCTGA
- the TMEM119 gene encoding transmembrane protein 119 isoform X2 — protein sequence MRTSWSWAATQEEEEEKEEEKREKEEAPSQQQQKGARGVWDRPCVPLSLRPTQQLQERSLCTIPGMGSAMWLLLLALLAAPAHAAAPRHPPVLPDTGGSGDGDEALATPPAPPATPRISPTVGDAGGTTVTNSSAPGVLDGLVDFFKEYLLLVVVVGSLSFVLLFIICAAIIVRQKHKASAYYPSSFPKQKAPLANGAQAEQNPTGEEEKEEEEGSKKLADDQPAKPSPQNPGVEEVAGATGAGGKETPDVPQDGSSAPSGV from the exons ATGAGAACAAGCTGGTCCTGGGCTGCGacgcaggaggaggaggaggagaaggaggaggagaagagggagaaggaggaggctccatcccagcagcagcagaaaggggCTCGAGGTGTGTGGGACAGACCCTGCGTTCCCCTCTCCCTTCGGCCGacgcagcagctgcaggagag GTCCCTGTGCACGATCCCGGGAATGGGGTCGGCgatgtggctgctgctgctggcactgctggcgGCCCCAGCACACGCGGCAGCCCCCCGGCaccccccagtgctgccagacacggggggcagtggggacgGGGACGAGGCGTTGGCCACACCACCCGCCCCCCCGGCGACCCCCCGGATCAGCCCCACGGTGGGGGACGCAGGGGGGACCACCGTGACCAacagctctgccccaggagTGCTGGACGGGCTGGTGGACTTCTTCAAGGAGtacctgctgctggtggtggtggtgggctCGCTGTCCTTCGTGCTCCTCTTCATCATCTGCGCCGCCATCATCGTGCGCCAGAAGCACAAGGCCTCCGCCTACTACCCCTCGTCCTTCCCCAAGCAGAA GGCACCGCTGGCCAACGGGGCCCAGGCTGAGCAGAATCCcactggggaagaggagaaggaagaagaggaaggaagcaAGAAGTTGGCGGATGACCAACCTGCTAAGCCCTCTCCCCAAAATCCAGGCGTGGAGGAAGTGGCGGGAGCGACGGGAGCAGGGGGCAAGGAGACCCCTGACGTGCCCCAGGATGGCTCCTCAGCCCCCTCTGGAGTCTGA